In Desulfopila inferna, the DNA window CGAACAAAGACAATTTTTAACTGTGCGGTGAACTAAACAGAAGAAAATAATTACATGTAATTAGCCGGCCATTTCTTTTCGGCATGTCCAAGCAATCTTCATTTCAATAATATACTATATCCACAGCGTACCGACAAAACGACTCTTCTGCAATTTTCCGATTTCCATTCTTGTAGATTTTTCGGCAAAGCTCACCTCTAGTTCATAACTGCCGCTCTTTTCGACGAGTCCGTCAAACTTAAAGTCTCCAAAATCATCCGACTCTTGTTGAGAAAGAGTATTGCCATCTTTCAGCAGTCTAACCGTTGCACCAACGACACATTCGGTTGCTCCATCATCTCCCGTGGCGACACTGCCGACGATAATACACTTGTCGAAACGGTGGAGATTTTTATAATAGACCCTGGGGCGTGTAGGCATTTTCTCGGATGCTAATGTTTCCATATCCTCCGACGTTACTAACCCGGCTAACCCCTCGTCTTCGATATGCAGGATCGACAAGGCCCCTGTCGGGCAAACCTGAACACACCTCGGAACCTTCCACCCCTTATCGAGCAAGTGGGCGCAAAAGGTACACTTCTGAGGCACCTGGGCCTCTTCATTCCACCAGATTGCGCCATAAGGACAGGCACCGGCAATCGCATTTTGCCCTTTGGCTTTTTCCGGATCGATGAGCACAATTCCATCCGGCCGTTTATATACCGCCTCGTTTTTTGCGGCCGCAACACATGGCGCATCGTCACAGTGCATGCAAGGCTTCGGCAGATAAGCCACATCAATGAGGGGAAATTGCCCCCGTTCTTTTCTCGAAATATTCATCCAGCGCTGGCCATGCAGCGGCTGGGAGAGTGCATAGCCCGGCCAGTCGTTGCCGCAATGCTCATCCTTGCAGGACAAAAAGCAATTATTACAATTTTCACATTTGGCCACATCGATGACAAAGCTGTATTTTTTCATTGTACCGCTCCTTCTTCCCATAACTCAACCTGTACCAGACAGGAATTGGAGGCTGTTGAGTGAGATTTCTTGATGATGTTTCTGCTGGGGGTGAGCACATTGATGCACCCGCCCCGGTCAGGAGATTCTCCCGGTTCACCGATCGGATCGTAAATAGCCGATCCTTCCGGCGACTGCATGGTTCCCGGAGGAAGTCGATCAGTGATATGCGCGGCGCAAATCACCTCCCCCCGGTCATTAAAGAGTCTGACCAGACTGTTGTTGCCAATATTTCGTTTGCGGGCATCGTCAACGTTAATCCTGACAATCCAGTAATAGTAGCCGTCAATCAAAACCCGATGATCCTTAACGTCGTTGATGACGCAATCTTTCCCATCAAACATGGTATGAAAACTATAGCGGGGATGGGGCGAAATCAGATTCAATGGGTATTTGCCGTACAAAAGCGTGTTGTGGTGACCTTCCCACGAGGGAATATACGTTGAGATCGGCGGCCGCTCCGGATCGTCCGGCGCAAATCTCTTCAGGCTGGAGGACTCGAACTCGAGCTTGCCCGATTGCGTCTGCAACCCTTTTCGCCACTCATCTGTATAATCCGATGGTAAGGGAGTTAACTCCGGCACATTCTTTTTTGCTCCTTCTGCATACCAACGATAGGAGACGGGAGCACGGTTTTCTTCCTTGGGGGCCGGAACAACATAGTACCCCTTCTTTAAAAAATCTTCCCATGACACCACCGTGGGCAGATCACTCGCTTTAAAGAGCCTGTGACACCATTGAAGCTCGGTATTCCCTTCCGAAAACAGGGCACCCATCCCGAGCCGCTCGGCCAGCTCGTGGAATATCTGATAATCGGACTTCGATTCACCGAGCGGCTCGATGCATTTATGCTGCATAGTGATGACCCTGTGGTTCCACTGAATAAACTGATGGTGACTGTAACCTCCGGAGTTGGCAGTCTCACCAATGTCCCACCGTTCAAAATTGGTACATGCCGGTAAAATAACATCTGCAAACTTGGCCTCCCCCTCAAACCAGATTGACTGATTGACGACGAATTCCAGGTTATCACTCCTATAGGCCCGGGCAAAACGGTTAGAGTCGGCCATGGTGCCGAAATGCGATCCACCATACTTGTAGTACATCCTTGATGGTGAGTGGCCGGGGGCAGGATAGGTTATTTTTTTAAATTGCCCTTCAATGCTTTTGGGATCAGTTGGATAACCCTCGCAGGACTGATTGAGAATTGCCTCGGGGATACGCAAGCGCGGAATCATCTGGGAAACCGAATTCATCGAGGGAAGCTGGGGCATACGCTGATACATGCTGATCCGAAGCCCGGTATAATCAAGATCTCCGGAAAGGCCTCCCTCCGCATAACCCGGAAAATAAAAATTGGTGTCCACCGGTGCACCCTGTTGCAGACAACCCATATTCACTCCTGGTTTGCCCAGGCCCTGCATGGCCATCAGGCAGACCATCGAGCGCGCCCATTCGATACCCGTGGCACATCTGCAGGCTCCGCCGAATCCGGCTAGCCCACCCGGCGACAGATAGGTCTTTCTGCTGCCCCACTGGCGTGCAAGGGCACGCACCACGCGAGCCGGAACATTGGTTTCCGCCTCTTGCCACTCGGGAGTCTTCGGAATGTTGTCGACCTTGCCGAGTATATAATCGCGCCATTTATCAAAACCGACGGTCAGGGTGTCAACATAGTTCTTGTCGTACAGGTCTTCTTCTATCCATACATAGGCGATGGCAAGGGACATGCTGTTTCCGGTATCCGGTCTCGGGGCAATCCATTTTCCGCCGAGGAGCGCCGCGGTATGGTTGTAATATGGGTCAATGTGGACCATTTTTATTCCCAGCGACTTTGCCCACTGCCGGCGCACGGTGCCTTCGAAGGCTCCATAAACGCCGCTGGTGGATTCAGGGTCGCTTGACCAGAAAACGATCATTTCCGCTTCCTTGAGGCAGTCCTCTACGGTGCCATAGGTATCTGTCGCCCCATTACGAATGGAATTGCCCCAGTGGTGCATGGCACCCCAATACCAACCTTCCCAACTGTCGGGATTATGAACCACATGACTCGACCCTATGGTATTCATAAACCGGGTTTTGGCGCTCAGCCAATATCCGATATTTCCCCAGGTATGATGAGAACCGCTGCCATTCATTATCGCACCGGGGCCATACTCTTTTTTCACTCTTTTAATCTCGGCTGCTACGATATCAAGAGCTTTGTCCCAACTTATCCTCTCGTATCCTGATATTCCCCTATTTTGACAATTGCGCTCTCCTTCAGGGTCGAAATCAACACGCTTCATTGGATATAAAAGTCTATCCTTGGAGTAGATCAGCGATTTAAGGCCTAAAACATAGGGGCTTACCGTTCCTTTCCGCGGCGGTGTAAAAGATTTACCTCGAGCATGTATGGTCCACGACTTGCCGTCGGTATCGTCAAATTCAACAGGAGTGATCCGAATGATCTTGCCATTTTTGACATAGACGAAGACAGGTCCTCCATTGGTGTTATTGACATACCTGATCATTTCATCGCCAACCGGCGTGCCGTACTGGAATGTATCAGAGACGGGGAGCAGCTTATCCAAGGTCTGCATGAACCAGAAAACAGATTCATCGTTCCCCTCAACATCCACCTGAAAATTTTTCATCGCGTTAATCTGCTTGAGATAGTTCCGTGGCGAAAGCATCAACCGTACTGCTATAGCCGAACTGGTGAAAATCATACACACATCCGGCTCTGTCACCATTCCTGCAAAAGAGGAGACATTACCTTTTTTAAAGACATAGACACGCCCATACTTGTCGCCACGTATTTTAATCTGTGCAGTCAGGTCTTTTTCCATCAAGCGATGCTTAAACGACGGTGTCAGTATCCTTTTGGCTTTCATCACCAAGAACGCGGCATACAGCATGAATTGAAACAGCAGGTTCGATGTATGTTCTGATCTGGCCAGAAAACTGTCAGCAGAGAGTTTCATCTTAGTTCCTCCATAAATACGTCATTGGTTTTGCATTCATTACATGCAATCACCGGGCCAGTATTTTATAGATTATTTACAGATAGTTATAATCCGCATTGTATTTGATTACCATATTTGGTAAGATAAACTTCGAAATATGGGAAAAAATATTGTTTTTACCACATACGGAAATTAACTGGGCGGTGACTTATGGATGAAAATCTCTTTTTTAAACAGGCCACGCTGCTTCTCTGCAGCAGCCTGGATGTTGAAATCGCTCTTTGGCGATGTTTCCAGTTCGTCCGAAAACACCTCCCGGTTGACGCCATGTATCTCAATATTTATGAACCAAGCATCAGCGGTATCCGATATATAGCCATGGCCGATGCTCATGGCGGACGCAAAATTGAAAAATCAATCAAGCTTCCCGCGGGTCTCATCCAGGCTATAGAAAGCGGACAAAGATTAAAAGATTATCTAATCATCAATACTCCCGAAGATGACCCGTTAGGGCGGATAATCACAGCGGAATTTGATCTGGCCGATCATTCATTTATCGCCCTGCGTCTCTATATCGAGGGGCACCGACTCGGCGTTATCGACCTGTTTGCGAAAGGCGCTGATCGTTTCAGTCAAGAGAACGCCCTGCTCATCTCGCAACTACGAGAACCGTTTGCCATTGCCATGGCAAACGCCCTTAAACATCAAGAGTTAGTCGATATCAAAGAAAAGTTGTTATCTGATAATCGCTATCTGCACAGTGAACTCATAGCTCAATCAGGGAATGAAGTAGTGGGGGCAGAAACAGGATTAAAGGAAGTGATGGATAAGGTGGCTCAAATAGCCCATTTGAAAAACACCATCCTACTCCTCGGCGAAACCGGCACGGGCAAGGAGGTGATTGCCAACGCAATTCATCGCCAATCTCCGCGTAGTAAAGAGCCCTTCATAAAGGTTAATTGCGGCGCTATTCCGGAAAACCTGATCGACAGCGAACTCTTCGGTCATGAAAAAGGAGCTTTTACCGGCGCGGTTACCCAGAAACGCGGGCGCTTTGAAAGGGCTCACAAGGGAACTATCTTTCTTGATGAAATAGGTGAACTACCTCCTTGGGCACAGATCCGCTTGTTGCGGGTATTGCAAACTGAGGAAATCGAGCGGGTTGGCGGGTCGCCTCCCATTAAATTAGATATCCGGGTAATCGCAGCCACTCACAGAGACATGCAACAGATGGTGAATGACGGATTATTCAGGGAAGACCTCTGGTTTCGAATTAACATGTTTCCCATCTTTATTCCGCCGCTTCATGCACGGATTTCCGATATACCGCTGCTAACAAGCTATTTTCTTGAAAAAAAATCCAAAGAACTGGGAATTCACCCGGTACCGGAAATTGCTGCGGAAGAGCTTAAAAATATCATGCAGCAAACCTGGCCTGGCAATGTCCGTGAGCTTGAAAACGTCGTCGAACGCTCCCTGATTCTGCACCGCCAGGGACCGTTCTATTTTCAAAGACCTCAGAATCCTTCGCCTATTGCAAAAAATGACTTTTCTCTTAAAATCGATTCTCATATCATCCCTCTTGACGAGGTTGTTCGTAATCACATTGTTCAAGCACTTAAGACAGCCCGGGGAAAAATAAACGGTACCACTGGAGCGGCGGCTCTTTTGCACATTCATCCCAATACCCTTCGCAATCGCATGAGGAAGCTCGGGATCGAATTCGGCCGTAATTGCAATACAAGATGAAGAGCTTATGCCACTCCAAGTCTGGTGTTGCATGATCCTTTTCTTATGCTTCCATTGTTCCAGCTGATCTCATAATTTTTGCCTGTTCATATGTTCGGGTTTGCGTATTTTATACACACGGGCCGCATATTCTTTACTCTCTGACAGTTTACCCATCTTGTGATAGAGTCCCGAAAGGGTTTCGAAGACAGTTGCCATGTGCATGCTGTTACCCTCATGGTTCTTTTCCAGAATCTTTCTAGCGGTCAAGAGAGCCTGTTCCGCCTCCTGGTATTTCCCTGAATCGACATATAAGGTAGCAAGGTTGTGATAACTCTGGGCGGTAGCCGGGTGGTCCTTACCGTGAGCCTTCTCCCAAATCGCCAAGGACTGTTTGAGCATCTTTTCAGCCTCGGTATTTTTTCCCTGCTCCCGGTAAAGAGCGGCCATATTCTCCAGAGATTGTGTAATAGCCGGATGGTCTTTACCAAAGGCCGCCTCCCGAATATCAAGAGCACGCCGATGTTGCTTCAGGGCCAGAGCCCTATCTCCTCTTTTATTATATATCACGGCAAGGTTATTAAGAGACTGCGCAACTGCCGGATGTTTTGCCCCCAAAGCTTTCTCTCGCGCGGCAAGAGATTTTTCCAGTAGAGACAGAGCGTCTTTATGACGTCCGCTGTTGATAAAAATCTCGGCCAGACTGTTTTGCGCTTCGGCAAGAACCGGATGTTCGCCGCCCAGAGAAGCTGTATATACTTTTATAGCTTCCTGCAGGAGCGTCTCGGACTTTTCCGTTCGGCCCGTAGCTGCGTACAATGCCGCCAACCTGTCCATTGCAGAACCAATTTCCGGATGATTGTCCGGGAGAGTGTCTTTGAAAATGCCAATAGCCTGGTTCAACAGCGGTTCAGCTGCTGTAATTAATCCTTTTGCCAGGTAGACTTCAGAAAGGTGGGTCAATATACCAGCAAATTCGGGGTTTCCAGGACCAATACTGTTTTCATAAATGACCAGGGCCCGGCGAAGCTTCTTCTCTGCGGCCTCCATATCGCCGGCCTGTCGGTCAATGACGGAGAGACTTTTAAGAATAGGCCCAAGCCCTGGGTCATCCTGGCCCTGATTTTTTTCTATGAGTTGTAGGGCCCTTTCAAGTTGCACTTTGGCCGAATCCGATTTTCCCTGTCCAAGATAAATTGTTGCGAGAGTACTGAAAACAGGGGGTAGCAATGAAGGATCATCTGCATGGAACTTCTCATATATGGCGGTAACCTTCTCCATTTTCGGCTCCGCCTCCTGGTATCTTTGCTGGGTAATATACATCTCCACGAGATTAACCAGGGTATCCGCTACTTCCAGAGACGACTCCCCATGCACTGCTTCACTCACCTGAATAGACTGAAGTAGAATCTTTTCTGCTTCCTGATAATCTCCCATTATATGATACAGTTCACCTAAATTATTCAGCGTCACGGCAACAGTCTCATGGTTTTCGCCGTTTTTCTTTACGGCATAATCCAAGGCCTCGCGGCCGGCCGCCATGGCTTCCTGGAATTGACCTTTTTGTATAAAATCTATTACCTTCTGGTTCAGCGCATCCCAACTTTGAGCCATTATCTCTCTCCTTACCCTTATCTATATCTTATGCACAATGCCACATAATCCAGGAACTACAGCAGATCAGCACAGTTTGCTTATACTCAATACCATCATTGTCTCACATAATGAATCTCTTGCCCCAATATACGGAACTAAACAATACACCGCCCAGCACCCATGTCAAGACCGTTTTACATGTAATCATCGGCGGCAGACCCAATTTTGAAAGCATATCATCCCGGGGCAATGCGCCATAAAACAAAGCCGGAAGCCTGCGAAATCCGTTATGAAACAACCTGGCCATTTTTCACCCATTTCGCTAGGGCTCCTGTGTGCCGTTTTGGGTTTGTCGTCGGCCAGGTGATTTTTTGACGTTTCCGCCATCGACCACCCCGAATACCGGTTTGGCAGGTTCCATAATGCTCCATAAGATATCGTAATTAATTCAGATGCTTTCTGGCGATTCATCTTTTGTGCGTGGTGCTGATAAGAGCATCCCGTACAAGAAGCCGGTTGATCAATGGTGCCAGGAGTGACGGAAGGAAGTACATCGGAATCTGCCCAATGGCAAAAAAAATCAGTAGGTCCAGGGTCGCCTGATCCACTAAGACTAAATACATCAAACCCATATTGCAATTGCCGCTGACAAGCCCTATTGCCATTGACGTACGTGCCCCAAGCCGCCAGAACAGTACAGTCGCAAAAATATATGAACCAAGTACCAAAAGGGTCGAAACAACCAAAATCTGCAAGACATACCAGGGTTGTTGAATAAATTTGTCGGTCACTCCATGCATAATCCCAATAATAAAAATGCCGATAAAGATAACCGAGGCGCCGTCGAGGATTGCTGAATTTTGGTGAATTCGAGACTGCCCCATGCATGTTTTTATAAGTGCAGCGACAAAAAATGCCGCGAAAATAAATAGCGCCAGATGCAGACTCAATTGCCACAATCCTGTTTTTATCTGCAAGTCGACAAGATAATACACCATTGGTGGCAGTGACAGCGGCACCAGAAGCATTGTTGCGATGGTGAGCACCACAACAATGGCAGCGTCGACACCCAAAAAGATTGCAATAGCCGCACAAGCGGTCACCGGTGGAGCAGCAGCGGTGATAAGCACTGCTTTGACAATAGGTTCAGGGAGGATAAAGAATTGTAATATTGCCCACACTGCCGCAGGGCGCAGTATCAAGATCCAGAAACTCAACAAAGCAACCCAATGCCAGCGCAGTAAGGATCTGCGTAGTTGATAGGTTTCGATACGGACCAGCGACAGTGTCAAAGGAACGAACAGTGCCGGAATCAGCAGAGGCTGGAAACTACTCGCCAGATACGGTACAAAAAGGCCGACCAGAACCCCTACAGGTAAGACGCTCGAGGCATGTCTGCCTAAAAAGCCCAGGGCAAATTGCATTTTATTTTTCATGTATTAATTGAGCCGGAAATTCTGTTCCAACCTGAACCTGATGGGCACCAGGTCAGGATAATTTTTGTCGGCAGTATGCTGTAAGATACCAGATCAGAAAAATTTCCGTTAAGGTATTAACCTCGTTTTCTTCTAAGCGGCAAGCAAGTAACTGTTTTTAAGCTGTTAAAATATCAATGTGCATTATTTCTACTCTCCAACCTTACACCTTTAACAGCTTGTTCAATTTATTTTCCAGGACTTACTTCGCTATACGAGTCCATCACATCCTTAAATATCGAACTTGATGCCTTGAGCCAGAGGCATGGTCTTGCCATAGTTTATGGTATTGGTCTGCCGGCGCATATATCCCTTCCAGGCATCCGAGCCTGATTCCCGACCGCCTCCGGTTTCCTTTTCACCGCCGAAAGCCCCTCCTATCTCGGCGCCCGATGTTCCAATATTGACATTGGCGATACCGCAGTCGGAACCTTGCGCCGAGAGAAACAGCTCAGCCTCCCGCAGATTGCCGGTAAATATGGAAGAAGACAACCCCTGAACCACCTCGTTCTGTAGGGCAATACCGTTCTCCACTCCGCCGCTATACCTGATCAGATAAAGAATAGGGGCGAAAGTCTCGTCCTGTACAATGGGATAACTGTTTTCAGCCTCGGCCAGCACCGGCTCGACATAACAACCGGAAGCATATTCATCTCCTCTGAGGACATTGCCGCCAAAGAGGATGGACCCCCCCTGATCGACCAGATCCCGCAGGGCTTTTTGGTATCCTTCTACGGCATCGATATCTATCAGCGGTCCCATATGGACGCCTTCCCGCAAAGGCGAGCCGATCTTCAGAGTGGAATAGGCTCTGATAAGGGCCTCTTTGATCCTGTCATAGACGGAGTCATGGATAATTACCCTCCTCGTGGTGGTACAGCGCTGACCGGCCGTTCCCACCGCCGAAAAGACCAGTGCCGGCACAGCCAGTTTCAGATCGGCATTCTCGGTGACGATGATGGCGTTATTGCCACCCAGTTCAAGTATGCATTTTCCCAGCCGTGAGGCAACAACCTGAGCGGCATGGCGGCCAACTCCAGTCGACCCGGTGACGGAGAGAAGGGCTATGCGCTTCTCCTGCAACATCCGCTCGCCGATATCGGAGCCTCTGCCCACAACAATGTTAAAGATGCCCTCGGGCAGTCTGTTGGCTGAGGTCACTCGGGTCACTATTCTGTGTATGGCTATGGCCGTCAGGGGTGTTTTCGATGACGGTTTCCAGATAACGGTATTGCCGCATACCGCGGAGATCATCGCATTCCATGACCAGACCGCAGCCGGAAAATTGAAAGCGCTGATAACACCTACCACCCCCAGCGGATGATACTGATCATAAAGCCTGTGCTCGTCGCGTTCCGAATGCATGGTAAAACCGTAAAGCTGCCTGGACTGCCCCACAGCGAAATCGCAGATGTCAATCATCTCCTGTACTTCACCCAGGCCTTCCTGGAGCGATTTTCCCATTTCGTAGGAGACCAGGGTTCCCAGCGATGTCTTGTGCCGGCGAAATTCGTCGCCGATCTGCCGCACTATCTCACCGCGCTTCGGGGCAGGGGTTATTCTCCATTGGTGAAAGGCGGCCGCGGCTTTTTCCATAGTCCTGGTAAAATCCTGCGGCGAAGCCTGATAGACCGAGGCTATTATTTTGCCGTCGACCGGAGACATAACCTCTATCTCTCCATTATCAACGGTCTTGCCCCATTCCCCTCCTGAAGATACGCCGGAGTTCTTTCCGCCTATTGCCAGATCGTCTAGAAATTTCATTGTGCACCTCTTGTCTCTTTGTTGTCATGGAATAATTCCTTATTAAGCAGGCTAAAATCCCTTGCTTAAAAGACTCACAAAATATATGTTACATTAACCGTAACATATGGAGATATAAAAGTACATGTCAGCATCCACCAAATTATCAAATTCAGTCAAGGCCCTCTGCTTTCTTGCCGTGAACCTGCCGGAACCGCAGAGCAGCAAAACTATTTCCGACAATACCGGGGTCAACGCCTCGAAGTTGCGCAAACTGCTGGCCGATCTGGCCAAAATAAATATTGTGACCACCACCAAAGGTGCCTCAGGCGGCTATCTGCTCGCCCGGCCACCCGCGCAAATACACCTTCAGGAAATCTATTGCGCCATAGAGGACCGCAAGGCCTTCCACCTCGATGTCACAGCATTGCCCCAGGCGAAGCTGGATGACGCCCTCGCCGTGAACAGCTACTTTCTTGATCTTTTCAGCGAGATACAGGTTGAAATTGAAAAGAAAATGAGCAATATCACACTCGAATCCGTCCTTGAAGCGGTTTCAAAAAACTGATTCGAGTGCGCGTGTACGCCTCCAGGGCCGCATATTGCACGAGTCTGGCAGGTATTAAGGAATGATTATTTCATGAAAATGTCGGACTGGCCGCTAAGGCCGCACCGCCGTAAAAAGTGCCCCGACAGTGTACGCAGAGGTTTTTCTTCCGGTGGTTCCAACGCAGTTCACTTCCGAAAAACCCGCATCCCTGATAAGCTCTGTCTGGTCTCCGACGGAGACCGCGCCGCCTATTCATTGTGACCAGGCTTCAAGACTGCCGGTTATATGGGAAGGCGGTTCACAGTCCAGGACAATATCCGCCATCTGCATCCTGCCGCCCGGTCTAAGGACACGAAAAATCTCGGCAAACAGCTGATCCTTAGCCGGAGAAAGATTAATCACACCATTGGATATCACCAGATCGAAACTGCTGTCCTGAAAAGGGAGATTCTCCGATAAGACGACAAAGGTTTCAATATCGTCCATGCCCAGTTTTTCCAGATTGGAGCGGGCGCGACCTACCATCTCCGGACTTAAATCAACGCCGCAGACCCTGCCGTCCGGGCCTGTCTTTTTGCGGGCGACAATCAGATCAAAACCCGCACCGCAGCCGATATCGAGTATGTCGCTGCCTTCGACCACCTCTCCCAGAGAGAAAGGATTGCCGACCCCGCAGAAAGGGGACAGTAAATCGTCTGGAATACCCGCAATTATATCGGCATCATAGCCGAGAGTTTGCGCTCCGACTTTGCCGGTCTGATATTTGAACAAACCATCGGCAGAAGAGGACACCTTGACGTATTTTTTATGTATGGCCGTACGAATCTTTTCTTTCTCCTCCTCGGAATAACTAGATTTTCCGGTTTTACCTGCAAGAACTGGATCTATATTTATCTGACCACTGTCAGAATCTCTTTTCGGTCCTCACTTTCCTGTTTTGAGATCACAACTAAGCTTGTCGTTCAACATTCGACTCCTTGATTTATACGTTAATGATGGTGAAAACTTTCATCTATTTTACTCATCATTTTCCCCTTCGACAACTTTTTCCGTGGGTTTGCCGCTCTGTTTGACTTTGCCTTCATCCTCCGCAAGGGCTGAAGAACCACAGTGAAACCCACCGACATAAGAACATAACGATCCTGCAGCGATTGCCCAGGCCCCAACGGCATCGCCGCCGAAGTTGCCGCCCCCGCCACTGAACTGCAAACCATCAGCAGCCGAAGATGGCCGGCGAGACCGGCCGGAACAAAGGGTACCGCCAAACCGTCTACTCCAGGAATCGACAGAGGAACCCAACCCAAGTGCAATAAGATATGGGAACCAGCTGTCGTCAAGAGCCGGTTTTCTTTCCTGCAGCTCCTTTTGAAAATATTTTTTTATTGCCAGCAGTTTTTTGCGCAAAACGGTTCTTTCCGGACTATCCACTGTCTTGGCAAAATAGAACGAGGAATAGATTGCTGTGCCGAAGAGGAAAGCCAAGCCGCTGAGCAGTAGGATGGAGGTTCCGGAGTAACCGAGAAGCAGAAAAAACAGGAGCAGAAACAGGGGTACCAGGTGCACCATTAAATATTTCCAGCGCAGCCCGTCTACCTGTCGCCTGTAGACAC includes these proteins:
- a CDS encoding methyltransferase domain-containing protein, with amino-acid sequence MDPVLAGKTGKSSYSEEEKEKIRTAIHKKYVKVSSSADGLFKYQTGKVGAQTLGYDADIIAGIPDDLLSPFCGVGNPFSLGEVVEGSDILDIGCGAGFDLIVARKKTGPDGRVCGVDLSPEMVGRARSNLEKLGMDDIETFVVLSENLPFQDSSFDLVISNGVINLSPAKDQLFAEIFRVLRPGGRMQMADIVLDCEPPSHITGSLEAWSQUIGGAVSVGDQTELIRDAGFSEVNCVGTTGRKTSAYTVGALFTAVRP